The following coding sequences lie in one Cryptococcus neoformans var. neoformans B-3501A chromosome 14, whole genome shotgun sequence genomic window:
- a CDS encoding hypothetical protein (HMMPfam hit to Myb_DNA-binding, Myb-like DNA-binding domain, score: 72.8, E(): 8.8e-19), whose translation MEGIELGIQDLDHSYQIDTQALSSDDEEDRQQEPERPTKRKRTKEEKERRRSEKRARKEKRRSGAAQTAQVQAQAQAGIEAEVAEAPTDYDEVEQVVEDAPVSEGDKKRKEKKHKKDKSKGKGKGKKKEGSEEQEEEDREAIAASAVATLAQALVSSESGKVAPSVDKVQTPSRPTAATSTIATSRIGPTQYGSIKIKKGPLESSPAPPASSLTPALPATQLIPVTPFTAASTDASSFAVRDKINSLKHPKSSSNASKAIRSTRKGEDTKESDAQLRLRFQDPKAQEEWLASTSIGKTELLRLEKEGILSYKKGKFTEDEKVSIKKALENYQKIHRISSFDLVELVMTKTLQATDKETVREFWKDIAASVPGRPILNVQPFVRRMLDPKAHKGRWTPEEDELLLRAYAQHPREWTKISSIVDRTEVDCRDRYLKELVNRDTRTAGRWTKDEEDKLEEVVNRVAKGLRAEQVHGEKRKGLEEGAELVEPSDVPWDIVSKEMGNTRSMTQCRIKYRDAIWPRKLGLGKDDHVGRTLKVLTRLKNLNYESEKHISWSQVRETLEKYSLKEIRNSYTNLKKSVMSDPHVASLNYPGLSNVPYFPRREDDLN comes from the exons ATGGAAGGCATCGAGCTCGGCATCCAGGACCTCGACCACAGCTATCAGATTGACACCCAAGCCCTGTCAtcggacgatgaagaagatcgTCAACAAGAGCCCGAACGACCAACCAAGCGAAAACGCActaaagaagaaaaggagaggagaaggtctgagaagagagcgagaaaggagaaaagaaggtcGGGAGCCGCCCAGACTGCACAGGTTCAGGCTCAAGCACAAGCTGGAATTGAAGCAGAAGTGGCCGAAGCACCCACCGACTATGATGAAGTTGAACAAGTAGTGGAGGATGCTCCTGTGAGCGAGGGAGACAAGAAgcgaaaggagaagaagcacaagaaagacaaaagcaagggcaaaggtaaaggaaagaagaaggaagggagtgaagagcaagaagaagaagacaggGAGGCTATAGCTGCATCAGCTGTAGCTACCCTCGCCCAGGCATTGGTGAGCTCGGAAAGTGGCAAGGTTGCCCCGTCTGTGGATAAAGTTCAAACTCCAAGTCGCCCGACTGCTGCCACTTCTACCATCGCTACCTCACGAATAGGTCCTACCCAGTACGGCAGCATCAAAATCAAGAAAGGCCCCTTGGAATCATCACCAGCCCCACCCGCATCGTCACTCACGCCCGCCCTTCCCGCGACCCAGCTCATCCCTGTGACTCCATTCACGGCCGCCTCGACCGATGCGAGTTCATTTGCTGTTAGGGACAAGATCAATTCTCTCAAGCACCCAAAGTCTTCTAGTAATGCCTCCAAAGCTATAAGAAGCACGAGGAAGGGCGAGGATACCAAGGAAAGTGATGCGCAGCTTCGATTGAGGTTCCAGGACCCCAAGGCACAGGAAGAGTGGTTGGCTAGTACATCAATTGGGAAGACTGAGCTTCTGAGattggaaaaggagggtA TTCTGTCGTACAAGAAGGGAAAGTTCACTGAGGACGAGAAGGTTTCAATCAAAAAGGCTTTGGAGAATTATCAAAAGATACATCGAATAAGCTCTTTCGATCTTGTTGAGCTCGTCATGACCAAAACACTTCAAGCCACGGATAAAGAAACTGTCCGTGAATTTTGGAAAGATATCG CCGCTTCTGTCCCCGGTCGCCCGATCCTCAACGTCCAACCATTCGTGCGACGAATGCTCGACCCTAAAGCTCATAAAGGCCGCTGGACcccggaagaagacgaactCCTCCTTCGCGCATACGCACAACACCCTCGCGAATGGACCAAAATCTCCTCCATCGTTGACCGTACCGAGGTGGATTGTAGGGATCGTTATTTGAAGGAACTCGTGAATCGTGATACCCGAACAGCGGGTAGGTGGACaaaagatgaggaggacaagttggaagaggtggtgaACAGGGTTGCGAAGGGATTGCGTGCGGAACAGGTGCatggggagaagaggaagggtctggaagaaggagcagagCTGGTGGAACCATCGGACGTCCCTTGGGATATTGTTTCGAAAGAGATGGGCAACACACGATCAATGACACAGTGTCGTATCAAGTATCGCGATGCCATCTGGCCCAGAAAACTGGGTTTGGGTAAAGATGATCATGTCGGAAGGACGTTGAAGGTCCTCACAAG ACTCAAAAACTTGAACTATGAGTCCGAGAAGCACATCTCTTGGTCACAAGTCCGTGAAACCCTCGAGAAATACTCCCTCAAGGAAATCAGAAATTCGTATACCAATCTCAAAAAGAGTGTAATGAGCGATCCCCATGTTGCCAGTCTCAATTACCCCGGTTTGTCAAACGTCCCATACTTTCCCAGACGCGAAGACGACTTGAACTGA
- a CDS encoding hypothetical protein (Similar to gi|6322228|ref|NP_012303.1| Thiol peroxidase that functions as a hydroperoxide receptor to sense intracellular hydroperoxide levels and transduce a redox signal to the Yap1p transcription factor; Hyr1p [Saccharomyces cerevisiae], FASTA scores: opt: 524, E(): 1.6e-30, (56.522% identity (81.884% similar) in 138 aa overlap (1-134:1-138)); HMMPfam hit to GSHPx, Glutathione peroxidase, score: 187.4, E(): 2.9e-53) — MSDIYSYSVEFPKSTLPLSDLKGKTLLFVNVASKCGLTPQYKDLQALHEKYGDKGLAIIGFPCNQFKAQEPGTDDEVLQFCQVNYGVTFPIAKKGDVNGENTQPIWKYLKENAEPPVSDIDWNFSKFLVKDGKITWFPARSTKVSDVEAAL; from the exons CTTCCCCTTAGTGACCTGAAGGGCAAGACTCTCTTGTTCGTCAACGTTGCGAGCAAGTGCG GTTTGACTCCTCAGTACAAGGATCTTCAAGCTTTGCACGAGAAGTACGGTGATAAGGGGCTGGCGATCATTGGTTTCCCTTGCAACCAG TTTAAGGCTCAAGAGCCTGGGACCGATGATGAGGTTCTTCAGTTCTGTCAAGTCAACTATGGAGTGACTTTCCCTATTGCTAAGAAG GGCGACGTTAATGGCGAAAACACTCAGCCTATCTGGAAATACCTCAAAGAGAATGCCGAGCCCCCTGTCTCTGACATCGACTGG AACTTTTCCAAGTTCCTTGtcaaggatggaaagatcACTTGGTTCCCTGCCCGAAGCACCAAGGTT AGCGATGTTGAGGCTGCTCTTTGA